In Clostridium sp., one DNA window encodes the following:
- a CDS encoding PTS galactitol transporter subunit IIC, protein MHILLDVVNYIVNLGAAVFLPFIMFIIGLIFGLKPGKAFRSGLMLGIAFTAISTFISALLVGEIAPAAKTMITSTGSNLSSIDVGWTAASMISWAWPYAATIFPLQIIINFIMLWRKWTNTLNVDLWNVWTKIFVAAVTYIFTKNLLLAYFIASVIVVIELKLGDYMAVRIQETTGIPDVTCTHSGMMALLPVMPIIWLIDRIPGLKDTKFDAESLKKKIGFLGEPSILGLIMGIAIGLLAGYNIQKTLILSIKVSTIMIILPRLASLFSEALLPISEAATEFMKKRFPGRKCYIGLDWPILTANPAVVTSSVLLIPILILLAVILPGNTTFPFGDVANFACLMIGPAILFNADILKTCIAGIPILIVTLYSSTAISSTFTSLAQSVGFSFPKGATSITYMKAGPVVWSLFDLVQRNLITAISLILLFILSFIIIKKYYVKKA, encoded by the coding sequence GTGCATATTTTACTCGATGTGGTAAATTATATTGTAAATCTTGGGGCTGCAGTGTTTTTACCCTTTATCATGTTTATTATTGGGTTGATTTTTGGATTAAAACCTGGTAAAGCTTTCAGGTCAGGTTTGATGTTGGGAATTGCTTTTACTGCAATTAGTACATTTATTTCAGCATTGCTGGTTGGAGAAATAGCTCCGGCTGCTAAAACAATGATTACGTCTACAGGCTCTAACTTATCATCAATTGATGTTGGATGGACAGCAGCTTCCATGATAAGTTGGGCATGGCCCTATGCTGCAACAATTTTTCCACTACAGATTATTATAAATTTTATAATGCTATGGAGAAAGTGGACAAATACCTTGAATGTAGATTTGTGGAATGTGTGGACTAAAATTTTTGTTGCTGCGGTTACGTATATATTTACTAAAAATTTGTTGTTGGCATATTTTATAGCAAGTGTAATTGTAGTTATTGAATTAAAGCTTGGAGATTATATGGCTGTAAGAATTCAGGAAACAACAGGCATACCTGATGTAACATGTACGCATTCAGGCATGATGGCGTTGTTACCTGTTATGCCTATAATTTGGTTGATAGATCGTATCCCAGGGTTGAAAGATACTAAATTTGATGCAGAATCTTTAAAGAAAAAAATAGGATTTTTAGGTGAACCATCAATATTAGGCTTGATCATGGGTATTGCCATTGGCTTGCTTGCAGGTTATAATATTCAGAAAACGCTGATATTATCAATTAAGGTATCAACAATTATGATTATTTTACCTAGATTAGCATCATTATTTTCTGAGGCTTTGTTGCCTATTTCTGAAGCAGCGACTGAATTTATGAAAAAGAGATTTCCTGGGAGAAAATGTTATATAGGTTTGGATTGGCCAATTCTAACAGCAAATCCTGCAGTTGTTACATCTTCAGTATTATTAATTCCTATTTTAATTTTATTGGCTGTTATACTTCCTGGAAATACAACGTTTCCATTTGGTGATGTCGCAAATTTTGCTTGTTTAATGATTGGACCGGCCATTTTATTTAATGCTGACATCCTTAAAACATGTATTGCTGGTATACCAATTTTAATTGTTACATTATATTCTTCAACAGCTATTTCAAGTACGTTTACATCATTGGCTCAAAGTGTTGGATTCTCATTTCCAAAAGGAGCAACTTCGATTACCTATATGAAAGCAGGCCCAGTTGTCTGGAGCTTATTTGATTTAGTTCAGCGAAACCTAATTACTGCTATAAGTTTAATATTATTATTTATACTCAGCTTTATAATCATAAAAAAATACTATGTTAAAAAAGCATAA
- a CDS encoding PTS sugar transporter subunit IIB, which yields MKKKVFTVCGSGVATSVVCAKKIKDYCDEQGIDVDVSPISFGQLSGNNIEADLIVSVNSRLKLNNNIPIISGISLLTGIGQKSTLEQIVDVLKNH from the coding sequence ATGAAAAAAAAGGTTTTTACGGTATGTGGCTCAGGAGTTGCGACCTCAGTTGTATGTGCAAAAAAAATTAAGGATTATTGTGATGAACAAGGTATAGATGTGGATGTATCTCCAATATCATTTGGACAATTATCCGGCAATAATATTGAAGCAGATTTAATTGTATCAGTAAATTCGAGATTGAAATTAAATAATAATATTCCGATTATTAGTGGGATTTCATTATTAACTGGAATAGGACAGAAATCAACTCTAGAACAAATTGTAGATGTTTTAAAAAATCATTAA
- a CDS encoding alcohol dehydrogenase catalytic domain-containing protein, which translates to MKVAVFNGVKNITIEDYEKPVIGSDDYLVKIKAAAICGSDLRTYLHGHAKIIPPVVLGHEFAGEVVEVGENISKVSIGDRVSIHPGIPCGHCYYCDRGLQNLCENRKNLGIHYQGAFAEYIKIPGKTLEVGTCVKIPDGVSYEIAALGDPTVSAMNGEEVIDSHLGDEILILGCGPIGILHSMIAKVRGVSKTIIANPSEGRLKMAREKNVADYYFNLKTDGDLKSFVRDVTINHRGPNKVVVANTSTASARQAVEVVAKGGTVLLFAGFPKDSPELGIDGNLIHYNQLTVTASYGSTPRQFHLAEQLLFDKKIDGNALITHRLPLEKINEGFKLMQNGEALKVIITFDK; encoded by the coding sequence GTGAAAGTAGCTGTATTTAATGGTGTGAAAAACATAACAATTGAGGATTATGAGAAACCAGTGATTGGTTCAGATGATTATTTAGTAAAAATAAAGGCAGCAGCAATATGTGGATCAGATTTACGTACTTATTTACATGGCCATGCAAAAATTATACCTCCGGTAGTTTTAGGACACGAATTTGCTGGAGAGGTTGTAGAAGTTGGAGAAAATATCAGTAAAGTTTCAATTGGTGACAGAGTAAGTATACATCCAGGAATACCATGTGGTCATTGTTATTACTGTGATAGAGGCTTACAAAATCTTTGTGAAAACCGGAAAAACCTAGGTATACATTACCAGGGAGCTTTTGCAGAATATATTAAAATACCAGGAAAAACGTTGGAAGTCGGTACTTGCGTAAAAATTCCTGATGGAGTTTCTTATGAAATTGCGGCATTAGGGGATCCAACAGTTTCAGCAATGAATGGCGAAGAAGTTATTGATTCACACCTAGGTGATGAAATTCTTATTTTAGGATGTGGACCGATTGGAATCTTGCATTCAATGATTGCTAAAGTAAGAGGCGTTTCTAAAACTATTATTGCAAATCCTTCTGAAGGGCGATTGAAGATGGCAAGAGAAAAAAACGTGGCGGATTATTATTTTAATTTAAAAACTGATGGTGACTTAAAGTCATTTGTAAGGGATGTTACTATAAATCATAGAGGCCCTAATAAGGTAGTAGTTGCTAATACTTCGACAGCTTCAGCAAGACAAGCAGTTGAGGTAGTTGCAAAAGGAGGAACAGTTCTATTATTTGCAGGTTTTCCAAAGGATAGCCCGGAGTTAGGTATTGATGGTAATCTCATACATTATAATCAATTAACTGTCACTGCATCTTATGGATCCACGCCTAGACAATTTCATTTAGCCGAGCAATTGCTTTTTGATAAAAAAATTGATGGAAATGCACTGATTACACATAGACTACCACTTGAAAAGATTAATGAAGGATTTAAGCTTATGCAAAATGGAGAAGCACTAAAAGTTATTATTACTTTTGACAAATAA
- a CDS encoding bifunctional 4-hydroxy-2-oxoglutarate aldolase/2-dehydro-3-deoxy-phosphogluconate aldolase, giving the protein MDKYKILQQIKKNGVISIVRGTTFEQINKIADALYRGGVRLIEVTFNTPGASKMIESLTQSYSDKMIIGAGTVIDGETARIAILSGAQFILSPSLHSDVIQMCNKYDILAVPGVFTPTEAITAWRLGAEIVKIFPAATIGSNYIKQLLGPLKQLKIMAVGGISEENFTSFIQSGAIGAGIGSDLVDKKLADAENYDEIYRRAKNFTDIFNNIKK; this is encoded by the coding sequence ATGGATAAATATAAAATATTACAACAAATAAAAAAAAATGGGGTTATATCAATAGTGAGGGGAACTACATTTGAACAAATTAATAAAATAGCTGATGCTCTATATCGTGGAGGGGTTAGATTGATTGAGGTTACATTTAATACTCCAGGCGCATCAAAAATGATTGAAAGTTTAACTCAAAGTTATTCTGATAAAATGATTATTGGAGCAGGTACTGTTATTGATGGGGAGACTGCAAGAATTGCAATACTTTCTGGAGCACAATTTATTTTATCGCCTTCTCTACATTCTGATGTTATACAAATGTGCAATAAGTATGATATTTTAGCAGTTCCAGGGGTTTTTACTCCGACTGAAGCAATTACCGCATGGAGGTTGGGAGCCGAAATAGTTAAAATTTTTCCAGCAGCAACAATTGGATCAAATTATATTAAGCAGCTATTGGGACCTCTTAAGCAGCTGAAAATAATGGCAGTTGGTGGAATAAGTGAAGAGAATTTTACTTCCTTCATACAATCAGGTGCTATAGGGGCAGGTATAGGAAGTGACTTAGTTGATAAAAAATTGGCTGATGCAGAAAATTATGATGAGATATATAGAAGGGCTAAGAATTTTACAGACATATTTAATAATATAAAAAAATAG
- the dgoD gene encoding galactonate dehydratase has product MKITDIKVYKLKPRWIFVKIITDSGISGWGECISGTRTETVVNCIYETSNLIIGRNPLEIEDIWQCLYRYFFRGGPVHMTAVSGIEMALWDIKGKYYNMPVYEFLGGKARRNIKVYSWIGGDRPSDVGKAALERKNLGFTAVKMNACDEMHYIDTYKKIEAVLERVDSIRKSVGNDVEIAIDFHGRVHKAMAKVLAHELEIYHPMFIEEPVLPENDDTLKEIASHTSIPIATGERLCTRWSYKHIMQQGVVDIIQPDISLTGGIFEVRKIAAMAEAYDIAVAPHAPYGPIALAATLQVDSCTQNVFIQEQSLGIHYNQGFDLLDFVKNKEIFQYKKGFVDVPSGAGLGIEIDEEMVEKVSLEGLNWTNPRWRNYDGTLSEW; this is encoded by the coding sequence ATGAAGATTACTGATATAAAGGTCTACAAATTAAAACCTCGATGGATTTTCGTTAAAATTATAACTGACAGTGGAATTTCAGGTTGGGGAGAGTGTATTTCTGGTACTAGAACAGAAACAGTTGTTAACTGTATTTACGAAACAAGTAACTTGATTATTGGTAGAAATCCTCTAGAAATCGAAGACATTTGGCAGTGCTTATACAGATATTTTTTTAGAGGTGGTCCGGTTCATATGACTGCAGTATCAGGAATTGAAATGGCATTATGGGATATTAAGGGAAAGTATTATAATATGCCTGTTTATGAATTTTTAGGAGGTAAAGCAAGAAGAAATATTAAAGTATATTCTTGGATAGGAGGCGATCGCCCTAGTGATGTTGGAAAAGCTGCTTTAGAACGCAAAAATTTGGGCTTTACAGCTGTAAAAATGAATGCTTGTGATGAAATGCATTATATTGATACCTACAAGAAGATAGAAGCAGTTTTAGAACGGGTTGATTCTATTCGTAAATCAGTAGGTAATGATGTTGAAATTGCAATCGATTTTCATGGGCGTGTACATAAGGCAATGGCAAAAGTATTGGCCCATGAGTTGGAAATATATCATCCTATGTTTATTGAAGAGCCAGTTTTGCCTGAAAATGATGACACACTTAAGGAAATAGCAAGTCATACCTCAATTCCTATAGCAACAGGGGAAAGATTATGTACTCGTTGGTCATATAAGCATATTATGCAACAAGGCGTAGTAGACATTATCCAGCCAGATATTTCACTGACTGGCGGCATATTTGAAGTAAGGAAAATTGCAGCTATGGCGGAAGCCTATGATATTGCAGTAGCACCTCATGCACCTTATGGTCCAATTGCCTTGGCAGCGACATTGCAGGTTGACTCATGTACACAAAATGTATTTATTCAGGAACAAAGCTTAGGTATTCATTATAATCAGGGCTTTGATCTGCTCGATTTTGTAAAAAACAAGGAAATATTTCAATATAAAAAAGGCTTTGTAGATGTACCATCTGGTGCTGGTCTTGGAATAGAAATTGATGAGGAAATGGTAGAAAAGGTAAGCTTGGAAGGACTAAATTGGACCAATCCGAGGTGGCGTAATTATGATGGAACATTATCTGAGTGGTGA
- a CDS encoding phosphoglycerate dehydrogenase yields MKNEWKVVATAVSFGKFYKQPVERLEKAGCKVILNPFGRPFTKAEMIEYASDADALIVGNDKVPGDVIDHFTKMKVIAKHGVGVDAIDKEKAHDMGIIVTNAPGTNKEEVADCAMGFILMIARDYYRAIRETKNKEWIKRPGISLYKKTIGIIGIGNIGLATVKRATGFSMRILGYDIVERDAAKTLGVEYVDLPELLSQSDFISLHVPLNEGTYKILSKNQFDMMKKGAILVNTARSKCIDSNALMNALKDGKLLGYATDVYDSEPPEWQPYFDFPNVLMTPHEAGTTYDSNRRMGSTAVDNVLSVKSGKVPPNLIAWEEN; encoded by the coding sequence ATGAAAAATGAATGGAAGGTTGTAGCAACTGCTGTATCATTTGGGAAATTTTATAAACAACCGGTAGAACGATTAGAAAAAGCGGGATGTAAAGTTATCCTAAATCCTTTTGGAAGACCTTTTACAAAAGCTGAAATGATAGAATATGCATCTGATGCAGATGCATTGATTGTTGGAAATGATAAAGTTCCAGGTGATGTTATAGATCATTTTACTAAAATGAAAGTTATTGCAAAGCATGGTGTAGGAGTAGATGCAATTGATAAAGAAAAGGCACATGATATGGGGATTATTGTAACAAATGCACCTGGTACGAACAAAGAAGAAGTAGCAGATTGTGCAATGGGATTTATATTGATGATTGCAAGAGATTATTACAGGGCAATAAGAGAAACAAAAAATAAAGAATGGATTAAACGCCCTGGTATTAGTCTTTATAAAAAAACTATTGGGATTATCGGAATTGGTAATATAGGATTGGCAACAGTTAAACGTGCTACAGGATTTTCAATGAGAATTTTAGGCTATGATATTGTAGAGCGTGATGCTGCAAAAACGCTAGGTGTTGAGTATGTTGATTTACCAGAGCTTTTATCACAATCAGATTTTATCAGTTTACATGTTCCTTTAAATGAGGGAACTTACAAGATTTTAAGCAAAAATCAATTCGATATGATGAAGAAAGGAGCTATCTTAGTGAATACAGCACGAAGTAAATGTATTGATTCTAATGCATTAATGAATGCCTTAAAAGATGGAAAACTGCTTGGTTATGCAACAGACGTATATGATTCTGAGCCACCAGAATGGCAGCCGTATTTTGATTTTCCTAATGTATTGATGACACCACATGAAGCAGGAACAACGTATGATTCAAATCGAAGAATGGGTTCTACAGCAGTTGATAATGTTTTATCTGTTAAGAGTGGTAAAGTTCCACCAAATCTAATTGCTTGGGAGGAAAATTAG
- a CDS encoding PTS sugar transporter subunit IIA: MQEESVLLHEDLVLIDYEAENQEQLLINLSEILRQKGYVKNSYVKGILERENTFPTGLNTDGIKVAIPHTDAKHVNVPGILIAKLKNPIVFREMGSDTGRVEASLIFMMAIKNPEQQVKTLSNLMNIFSKQSILKDIYASESPLEVIEKLKFIMD, encoded by the coding sequence ATGCAGGAAGAAAGTGTACTATTACATGAAGATTTAGTTCTTATAGATTATGAAGCAGAAAATCAAGAACAACTTTTAATTAATTTATCAGAAATATTGAGGCAAAAAGGATATGTTAAAAATTCTTATGTAAAAGGTATATTGGAAAGAGAAAATACATTTCCAACTGGATTGAATACCGATGGTATTAAGGTTGCCATACCACATACGGATGCAAAACACGTCAATGTCCCTGGCATATTGATAGCCAAACTTAAAAATCCAATTGTATTTAGAGAAATGGGCAGCGACACAGGTAGAGTAGAAGCATCACTAATTTTTATGATGGCAATTAAGAACCCAGAACAACAGGTAAAGACATTAAGTAATCTCATGAATATATTCTCTAAACAAAGTATTTTAAAAGATATCTATGCATCAGAATCACCTTTGGAAGTAATAGAAAAATTAAAATTTATTATGGATTGA
- the mntA gene encoding type VII toxin-antitoxin system MntA family adenylyltransferase antitoxin, producing MNISQENVDKIVKFLSYEVKPYLIYIFGSSVNGIYREDSDIDIAFGSDNKFTSYEVFILAQKLADILKRDVDLVDLNKASTVFKVQIIANGNCVYCSNDIRRAYFEMYAFKDYPTLNEEREIILNDIKKRGQIYE from the coding sequence TTGAATATAAGTCAGGAAAATGTAGATAAAATAGTGAAATTTTTAAGTTATGAAGTTAAGCCGTATTTAATTTACATTTTTGGATCCAGTGTGAATGGAATTTATAGAGAAGACAGTGATATAGATATAGCTTTTGGCAGTGATAATAAATTTACATCTTATGAAGTCTTTATATTGGCTCAAAAACTTGCAGATATATTGAAGAGGGATGTGGATTTAGTTGATTTAAATAAAGCATCTACTGTATTCAAAGTTCAAATAATAGCTAATGGAAATTGTGTATATTGTAGTAATGATATTAGAAGAGCGTACTTTGAAATGTATGCATTTAAGGATTATCCTACTTTAAATGAAGAAAGGGAAATAATATTAAATGATATAAAAAAAAGGGGACAAATATATGAATGA
- a CDS encoding DUF4351 domain-containing protein, protein MDYNKVEDAVLKKAMDIFRQSAVSFFNIGTRIIAPAETEIKNIEIKTGYTDYLFYTEDGSYLHFEFQTTDKKDDIKRFLYYDASLFYREKRKVRTIVVYSSDIEDVDEYIDAGTIKYRIEPFYMKNIDGDERIEYLKNKIHNGEKLTYNDILCITFLPLMSGSESRSERAVKSIELAQSIEDNGTKLECTSMLYALLDKFGDEISRRKLKEMINMTEIGKMIRDEGRKEGRKEGKSELIIKQLIKKFKKLPVGYTDKINSLSDETLDVIATDIFNMEKVEELERYF, encoded by the coding sequence ATGGATTATAATAAAGTAGAAGACGCAGTGCTGAAAAAGGCCATGGATATATTCAGGCAGAGTGCCGTAAGTTTTTTCAATATAGGCACCAGAATAATAGCACCGGCTGAGACAGAGATAAAAAACATAGAGATAAAGACAGGATATACGGATTATCTATTCTATACGGAAGACGGATCGTACCTACATTTTGAATTCCAGACCACTGACAAAAAAGATGATATCAAAAGATTTCTTTACTATGATGCTTCTCTTTTTTATAGGGAAAAAAGAAAAGTCAGAACTATTGTAGTTTATTCTTCGGATATAGAAGATGTAGATGAATATATAGATGCAGGAACCATAAAGTATAGGATAGAACCTTTTTATATGAAGAATATAGATGGTGATGAAAGAATAGAATATCTTAAAAATAAGATACATAATGGAGAGAAACTTACCTATAATGATATATTATGCATAACATTTCTGCCACTTATGAGCGGCAGCGAAAGCAGGAGTGAAAGGGCAGTTAAAAGTATAGAATTGGCACAGAGTATAGAGGATAACGGAACAAAGCTGGAATGTACCAGCATGCTATATGCACTGCTAGATAAATTTGGAGATGAAATAAGCAGAAGAAAATTGAAGGAGATGATAAATATGACTGAAATTGGAAAAATGATAAGAGATGAGGGCAGAAAAGAAGGCAGAAAAGAAGGCAAATCAGAGCTTATTATCAAACAATTGATAAAGAAATTCAAGAAGCTGCCTGTTGGTTATACCGACAAAATAAATAGCTTGTCAGATGAAACTTTGGATGTTATAGCTACAGATATATTCAATATGGAGAAGGTGGAAGAACTGGAGAGGTATTTTTGA
- a CDS encoding zinc-dependent alcohol dehydrogenase, which translates to MKAAVFTNVGEIEIQDIKTPEPKLDELLVELKASAICTWEQRVYQGINKVKFPFIGGHEQSGIIVNIGSEVDSSVWHIGDRVVVGLLTSCGECYYCRKGEEGSCENFASEKLVGGLSVPGIGGFAQYLAVKTRNVFKIPDKLSFEAAALTEPLSCVIHSIETADIKLGQNVLVIGAGIMGVFHSLLAWKKGARVIVSEPDENRRKLLNRLGIHETFNPIDESPVDKIKELTEGRGADIIFNTTAISAIAQQCLDMIALYGKIILYSSYHPDNPIAVSPNMLHKKLISISGSANSNSSDFAKAVKLLGDGIIDPSPVISEILEFKDIEKAMKEAIKPSSYRIVVKF; encoded by the coding sequence ATGAAAGCAGCAGTATTCACAAATGTTGGGGAAATAGAGATACAGGATATAAAAACACCGGAACCTAAACTTGATGAATTGCTTGTTGAGTTGAAGGCAAGTGCCATTTGTACATGGGAACAAAGAGTATATCAAGGAATTAACAAAGTCAAATTTCCATTTATAGGTGGTCATGAACAATCAGGTATAATTGTGAATATCGGTTCAGAAGTGGACAGTTCTGTATGGCATATAGGGGACAGGGTGGTTGTTGGACTGCTGACATCATGCGGTGAATGTTATTACTGTAGAAAAGGTGAGGAAGGAAGCTGTGAAAACTTTGCTTCTGAAAAATTGGTGGGAGGACTTTCTGTACCTGGAATAGGAGGATTTGCACAGTATCTGGCAGTCAAGACCAGAAATGTTTTTAAAATTCCTGATAAACTCAGTTTTGAAGCAGCAGCTCTAACTGAACCGCTGTCATGTGTTATTCACAGTATAGAAACAGCTGATATTAAATTGGGACAAAATGTTTTGGTGATTGGTGCAGGTATAATGGGGGTATTTCATTCACTTTTAGCTTGGAAAAAAGGTGCCAGGGTAATAGTCAGTGAACCTGATGAGAATAGAAGAAAATTACTAAACAGGCTTGGTATCCACGAAACATTCAACCCTATTGATGAAAGTCCGGTAGATAAAATAAAAGAGCTGACGGAAGGAAGGGGAGCAGATATAATATTCAATACCACGGCAATATCTGCCATAGCACAGCAGTGCCTTGACATGATAGCTCTCTATGGGAAGATAATATTATACAGTTCATATCATCCGGATAATCCAATTGCTGTAAGTCCAAATATGTTGCATAAAAAGCTTATAAGCATCTCCGGGTCTGCCAACTCAAATTCCTCTGACTTTGCCAAAGCTGTAAAATTGCTGGGAGATGGAATTATTGATCCATCTCCGGTAATCAGTGAAATATTGGAATTTAAAGATATTGAAAAAGCTATGAAAGAAGCCATTAAACCTTCCTCTTATAGAATTGTTGTAAAATTTTAA
- a CDS encoding class I fructose-bisphosphate aldolase — MKKRWYNIFKEKDNKAFVLAMDHASSMDVTGILTDPGEIIKKAKSGGVDAILTTYGVAKKYSNEIGSMGLILRIDGGITSIHPDRQVMNNVTSTFSVEDAVKIGADGIMSMGFVGLEDEDKMIQMLSKNASEADKWGLVFGAEMIPGGFKEESKRTLENIAFSARLGAEYGADFVKTCYSEESNSEEYRTVVENCYRPVLILGGGKSKNARDLFTMIKNAMKSGARGVVMGRNIWNNKNIDKYCRAISMIIHENADVEQALKEL; from the coding sequence ATGAAAAAAAGATGGTATAACATTTTTAAAGAAAAGGATAATAAGGCATTTGTTTTAGCTATGGATCATGCTTCTTCGATGGATGTTACTGGTATATTGACAGATCCCGGCGAAATAATTAAAAAAGCCAAAAGTGGAGGAGTAGATGCTATACTTACTACCTATGGAGTTGCAAAAAAGTACAGTAATGAAATAGGAAGCATGGGGTTGATACTTAGAATAGATGGAGGGATTACGTCTATTCATCCAGATAGACAGGTAATGAACAATGTAACGTCAACTTTTTCAGTAGAAGATGCTGTAAAGATAGGAGCAGATGGAATTATGAGCATGGGTTTTGTGGGGCTTGAAGATGAGGATAAAATGATTCAAATGCTCTCAAAAAATGCTTCGGAAGCTGATAAGTGGGGTCTCGTGTTTGGAGCAGAAATGATTCCTGGCGGATTTAAGGAAGAATCGAAAAGAACACTTGAAAATATTGCATTTTCAGCAAGATTGGGTGCCGAATATGGAGCGGATTTTGTAAAGACCTGCTATTCAGAGGAAAGTAACTCAGAGGAATACAGAACGGTAGTAGAAAATTGTTATAGACCAGTTCTAATTTTAGGAGGGGGAAAATCAAAAAATGCAAGGGATCTATTTACTATGATAAAAAATGCTATGAAATCAGGTGCAAGAGGAGTAGTAATGGGACGAAATATATGGAACAACAAAAATATTGATAAATATTGCAGAGCGATTTCAATGATTATACATGAAAATGCAGACGTAGAACAAGCTTTGAAGGAATTATAG
- a CDS encoding PTS system mannose/fructose/sorbose family transporter subunit IID yields MMQEVDKKTKKLSKKDVIKAFWRWTFFSHSNYNYERLQSTAMVHCLAPIIKKLYRDDESEFKAAIKRHMEFFNTEPNFGGVIHGMVIAMEEQRANGEAISDEMINGLKTGLMGPFAGIGDTLVQGTLVPILLSFGISLGSEGNLLGPISYSVLIMGITISLAYYMWMQGYKLGREGIQKILAGNLLKKVMTMATTMGAIVLGALSANFVQLTTYVNLKMGASGLSIQKDVLDKLLLNLLPLIITLLSLKLLNKKFKATTVLAILIAIGAVGGILGIW; encoded by the coding sequence ATGATGCAGGAGGTTGATAAGAAAACTAAAAAACTCAGTAAAAAAGATGTAATTAAAGCTTTTTGGAGATGGACATTCTTTTCACATTCAAATTACAATTATGAAAGATTGCAATCTACAGCAATGGTTCACTGTCTCGCTCCGATAATTAAGAAGTTGTATAGAGATGATGAGTCAGAGTTTAAAGCAGCAATAAAAAGACATATGGAATTTTTCAACACTGAGCCCAATTTTGGTGGAGTAATACATGGAATGGTAATAGCTATGGAAGAACAAAGAGCCAATGGAGAGGCTATAAGTGATGAGATGATAAATGGACTTAAAACTGGATTGATGGGACCATTTGCGGGAATTGGAGATACTCTAGTGCAGGGAACTCTTGTACCTATATTGCTTTCATTCGGGATAAGTTTAGGTTCAGAGGGAAATTTATTGGGACCTATATCGTATTCAGTATTAATAATGGGTATCACGATTTCTCTAGCATATTATATGTGGATGCAGGGATATAAACTTGGACGGGAAGGAATTCAAAAAATATTGGCAGGTAATTTACTCAAGAAGGTTATGACGATGGCTACGACAATGGGAGCAATAGTTCTGGGTGCATTATCGGCAAATTTTGTACAGCTTACAACATATGTCAATTTGAAGATGGGTGCAAGTGGTTTAAGTATACAAAAAGATGTACTTGATAAACTTTTGCTGAATCTACTGCCTTTGATAATAACATTATTATCGTTAAAACTGCTAAATAAAAAATTCAAGGCTACAACAGTATTGGCTATTCTTATAGCAATAGGAGCAGTAGGAGGAATTTTGGGAATATGGTAA